Proteins encoded within one genomic window of Actinomycetota bacterium:
- a CDS encoding nuclear transport factor 2 family protein: protein MGLALDRWNQLMKAWQAQDFDAISDMYAPDSLYSEPYNPPHHGNLLTVSYLKDFLGSKSQLEIKMKRVLEDEAEARVAAEWSMSYTAAGRRWNDLPRASFIEVDDDGRIAYHRDYT from the coding sequence ATGGGTCTCGCGTTGGACCGTTGGAACCAGCTGATGAAGGCGTGGCAGGCCCAGGACTTCGACGCGATCAGCGACATGTACGCGCCCGACTCGTTGTACTCCGAGCCCTACAACCCGCCCCACCACGGCAACCTGTTGACGGTGTCGTACCTCAAGGACTTCCTGGGAAGTAAGTCGCAGCTCGAGATCAAGATGAAACGTGTCCTCGAGGACGAAGCGGAGGCCCGGGTCGCCGCCGAGTGGAGCATGTCCTACACCGCTGCCGGTCGACGCTGGAACGACCTTCCTCGTGCCTCGTTCATCGAGGTCGACGACGACGGCCGGATCGCCTACCACCGCGACTACACCTAG
- the pdxH gene encoding pyridoxamine 5'-phosphate oxidase, which produces MTLEQADLHPDPLRQFSAWYATASVAHPEEVAVATATPDGRPSVRMALLRGYGERGFVFYTDRSSRKGRELQANPRAALVFHWDERQVRVEGSSAPVSDEESDAYWRGRPLESRYSALASRQSQPVADRAELEDDITRLRTRYGDDPPRPQRWGGVRITPDAYEFWQRGPNRLHDRFRYEQAVGGWRLQRLAP; this is translated from the coding sequence GTGACGCTCGAGCAGGCCGACCTCCACCCCGATCCCCTCCGCCAGTTCTCCGCCTGGTACGCCACCGCTTCCGTCGCACACCCCGAGGAGGTCGCGGTCGCCACCGCCACGCCAGACGGGCGTCCTTCGGTGAGGATGGCGTTGCTGCGCGGGTACGGCGAGCGCGGGTTCGTCTTCTACACCGACCGCAGCAGCCGCAAGGGCCGTGAGCTGCAGGCCAACCCCCGCGCCGCGTTGGTGTTCCACTGGGACGAACGCCAGGTCCGTGTGGAGGGCAGCTCTGCGCCGGTGTCCGACGAGGAGTCCGACGCCTACTGGCGCGGCCGTCCGCTCGAGAGCCGCTACAGCGCGCTGGCTTCGCGCCAGAGCCAACCGGTGGCCGACCGCGCCGAACTCGAGGACGACATCACCCGGTTGCGCACCCGGTACGGCGACGACCCGCCTCGGCCGCAGCGCTGGGGAGGGGTCCGCATCACCCCCGACGCGTACGAGTTCTGGCAACGCGGCCCCAACCGCCTGCACGACCGGTTCCGTTACGAGCAGGCCGTCGGCGGTTGGCGACTGCAGCGCCTGGCGCCCTGA